In the Haladaptatus sp. QDMS2 genome, ACTCTTACCTTCTCAGTTGTCGTCTTCGATAATGCCTCATCTTTGAATCCATGACTCCTTGATTCATGGTTTTATTGATTAAATTGTGCAGTAGTTCATCTCCAATTTTCACGTGATTTTCAGGCTAACAACTCAAAGAGTCGAATAATATTTTATATCATTGGATTTGCAATTCCATGGGTCAATGATTCCAATTTCACTGCTGGAAAAATTAGGCTAGGTCTTTCTTACTGAGAGGAGGTATTGACTCAACCCCTGCCGCCGGCCAGATTCGACGCTTCTGGGAGTACACGGAGATAGAGCATAGCTGCGGTGCCCATGGCGGGGCCGATAGCCAGAGGCGCGAACGCCCATTGCCATCCTAAATATCCCTCGAAAATTGGAACCAGCTGAATGGAGATCGTGGTGATAATATATCCAATCGCAGTTTGCAAGGTGAGAGCCGTCCCGACGTAGTTGTCTTCCGCAAGTTCTGAGACACAGGCCGAGAACTGAGCGGAGTCGGCGACAATCATGAAGCCCCAGACCAGACAGAACGGGGCCAGGATGACCAGTGGTTCACCAAAGACAAACCCAGCAGCGAGACAGGAGAGGCCGCTAATGACCATGCTCACGCTAGTTACCGTCGTCCGCCCCACGCGGTCTGCCGCGCTGCCTGCAATCCAGGCACCCACACCTCCGATTGCTATCGTCCCGAAGGCAAGCAACGATGTCGTAGTGGAACTGCCGCCTCCGTTCGCGTGCAAACTCGCTGCGATGTAGAATGGAATCCAGGTCCAGATCGCGTACAGTTCCCACATGTGGCCAAAGTAACCAACGTTCGCAAGCAACGTTCCCCGATCGCGTAGGATTCGCCAGACTGCAGTGGGATCAAACGGTGACGTGTCCGCTTGATAGGGTCCCGATTCATATTTCAATATCAAGAGTCCACCAGCGGTGGCGACAATTGCTGCCCCATAGAGCACGAGGCGCGGTTGCCCGATCCCCCCGAAAACGCGAAGTAGATGGGGCGCGGCTGACCCGACAGTGAGTGCGCCAACCAATACGCCGATTGCCAGCCCACGGCCTGCCTTAAACCATTCTGCCATCATCTTCATGCCAATCGGGTACACCCCAGCCATGGCTACACCGGTCACGAACCGGAGGCCAACAGCGGGAAGGAACGACTGGACGATGCCGGCAATAAGCACGGTTGCCGCAGCACCGACAAACGCTGAGCCAGCGAACAGATACTGGGGACGGATTGTATCCGAGATGGTGAAGATAGAGGAAAGAAGCGCGCCCACGACGAAGCCTAGTTGGACGGAGATGGTCAGCCAGGCCGCTTCAGTCCCGGATAATCCCCAGGCAGTTACGAATGATGACGATACAGCTGACGCACTGAACCACAGCGTCATGACGAATAATTCGGCCACAGCCACGAGGAGCAAGATTCGCCACTTCAGTTCGCCCCCACTAATCATTTTCACCACCGACCACTGTTTATTCGAACTGTCTACTTGACTCATCAGTATTCTCCCGAGAGACGAATGCCTTCGGTCATTTGACTCGAGTCGGGTAGCAGACGGTGTCAGAGCAGAATTTCATGCGTTATTGTCCCTCGAATCCAGATCCATGGTGTAGCAAACTGCGGTGCCATCCAGTACGACCGTTCCATCGTCTCGCGTTACGGTCGTCTCAAGGTTCGTGATTGGTTTGTCGTCACGCACGTCCGTCACCGTTACACAGCCGGTGATCGTATCGCCAGGGCGTGCCGGTGCCTTGAAATCCCAATTTACTGAGAGAAAAACGGTGCCTGGGCCAGGGAGATCTTCGGCGACGACCGCATTGAGGATCGCACTTGTGATTCCGCCTTGCACAACGATTTCACCGAATTGGGAGTTCGCCGCTGCCTCAGCATCGTAATGTAGCGGGTTGTAATCGCCGCTAATTGCGGAGAACCGTTCGATATCGTTCTCCTCAATTGTTCGAGATCTCTTCGCTGTATCGCCAATTACCGGCTGACTGACTGGCCAAACTTCCGCAGATGGGTTACTCATTGTTGGATGTATTACTGGATTTCGTAGTTGCTATCGAGCGTCTCTGACTTTCACTAAGCTTTCCGGATTCTCGATACTGGACGTCTCTTCAATCTCCTCGCCCTGGTAGAGCAAGCTGATGATACCACGCACAATTTTTCCGGATTGTGTCTTCGGGAACTCGTCGACGAACAGGATCTCTCGCGGTTTGAACGGTTTGCCGTGTTCCTGACCGATTCGATCGCGTATCTCTTCACGGAACAACTCACTTTCGTCGCATTCGGCTTCAACAATGACGTACAACACGACGGCAGTACCGGTCGTTTCATCAGGAACTCCGACTGCTGCCGCCTGATTGACACAGTCATGTTCTATTGCGACACCCTCTATTTCTGCAGGCCCGACTTTTCGACCAGCAACGTTCAACGCATCGTCTGCGCGGCCGTGAAGGAACCAGAAACCATCCTCGTCCTTTTGCGCCCAGTCGCCGTGATCCCAGAGGTCGTCGAACGTCGACCAGTACTCCTCAAGGTACCGACTATCGCCACTCCACAGGGAGTTCGTCATCGACGGACACGAGTCGGTCGCCACCAGATAGCCTCGTTCGTTCGTGTCGGCGATCGACTCGCCTGCCTCATTCACGATGTCGACGGGTTTGCCGACCGCTGGGCCCCCAACCGTACAGGGCTTTTGTGGATTCGAGGGGAAGGGCATAAGGAAACAGCCACATATTTCGGTTCCACCGATAATGTTCATGATGGGTATCTCACCGTTGCCGATTTGTTCGTAGAACCAGCACCAGGACTCTGGATCCCATGGTTCACCAGCTGAGCCGAGCAACCGAAGCGAAGACAGGTCGTGGCTATGTACCCACTCGTCACCTGATTTCATGAGGGCACGAACCGCGGTCGGTGATATTCCGAAGATCGTTAACTCGTGTCTATCGACCATTTCCCACAACCGGTCGGCTTCAGGATAATCCGGGGCCCCCTCGTACAGGAACACCGTACTTCCAAAGGTGTGGTTCCCAAGTAACGCCCACGGACCCATCATCCAGCCGATATCAGTCAACCAGAAGAACCGATCATCCGGCTTCAGGTCGAAGTGGAAGTACAGCTCGGTCGCACAGTTCACAAGTAATCCGGCGTGCGTCTGGACGATACCCTTTGGTTTCCCCGTTGTACCGGACGAGTACAATACCATTGCTTCTGCGTCGGCGTCGAGTTCCCTGGTTTCGAATTCTGTGGATTGAGACAGGACGGCATTTGCCCACCAGTCATCTACTGCATCATCCCAGTCAGGATCTGCATCCAACCGGTCGAAGACGATGGTGCGTTCGACGCTATCGGCCTGTTTCCGAGCCGCATCTGCTGTGGTCTTCATATCTACCTCGGAGCCACGACGGTAGAACCCGTCTGCCGTGAACAAGATCCGACATCCGGCGTCCTGTAGTCGGGAGGCGGTCGCCTCGACACCAAATCCGGAGAATATCGGGACGACAACTGCGCCAATCTTAAAACAGCCATAGAGGATCGATATTGCTTCCGGCACCATCGGCATGTACAACCCAACTCTATCGCCCTCTTCAATGCCAGATTCGGAAAGTGCGTTCGCGACCTGATTTGCTTCTCGGTTAAGCTCCTGAAAGCTGGTCTCGGTCACGTCGCCTGGCTCGGACTCCCAGAGGCAAGCGGTGTTCTCTGGATTGGTCGCCGCGTGCCGATCAAGGACATTGTGGGCGATGTTGAACTTTCCCCCAGGATACCAATGCGTGAACTGCGGCCCGCTCGTGTTATCGCGAACGGTGTCGTAGTCCTCATAGAACTCAATATCTAGGTACTCGACGACCTCATCCCAGAACCAGTCGAGGCCCGATGCCTCGATTCCATCGACCGATGTCGTCGTCCGAGTTATGAGCTCGTCAGTAGTTTGGATATCGTACTGCTGCATGAACTCGTAGGCGTTTGTCTGCCTGCCTGAGTCCAGGTTCTGTTCGTGAACAATCTCATCCAGTTCGCTAATGTTTGACAAGCCCATTGCTAACTATCCACAAAATCATGGGCCATCAATAAAAATGTTTTCCTGCCTGTCCCCTCGGTTTGAGGGTGGAACAGGACCAAGGCTTCGATGCGGCCACATATTTCGCCGCTACACCGCTTCTTGATCGAACGACGGAAGCACTCAGGCGGGTTCGATTACGTGAAGCGGCCAGTCTTGCTCCTGGCGGAGCTCCGTGTCGGCACTGATGTCTTCTGGCTGTCTGATGCGAATTTGAATTGGCATCCCGATATCCACGTCGGCGTATGGAACCGTCATTCGCCCGGTTAATCGCGCACCGGAGTCCAGTTCGACCGTCGCGATTGCGAACGGCGCCAGACCTTCGAACGCCGGTGGCGGCCGATAAACTTCCGTGTAGCTGACAACCTCCCCGGTCATTGGTTGCTCTTCGATTTCGATGGCACGGCTGCCACACGCGTAACAGGCTGGCCTGGGTGGAATCATGCGATTTTCACATTCCGAACACTTCCCGGCCAGCAGGCGTTCATCTGCCATTGCCTCGAAGAACCCTGGCAGTGTCAGGGGACTATCGGAGGTAATTTCTCGCTGTTCGTGTGTCATTGTCTGTATGTTGTTATTGGACATTGTTAGATTGAAAGAACGTGTGCCACGGTACAGGCATCAGCCACACCACCTTCGTTGATTAACAGACCAGTGGTAGCGTTGTCGATCTGTCGCCCAGCCGTCGCATTACCCGTGAGTTGTTCGTACACCTCGACGGCTTGCATTAGGCCAGTCGCACCAGTTGGATGGCCCCGCGCCTTCAGGCCGCCACTCGTATTGATGTGGACATCGGTCCAGCCGTCTGACCGGTCGACGGGATCGCGGACTGTTTGGATCCCCTCTCCCCAGGGAGCGAACCCGGCAGCCTCTGCTAAGAGCGCCTCGCATGCGGTGAATGCGTCGTGAACTTCTGCCACGTCCATGTCTTCGGCGGACATTCCGGCTTCGTCGTAGGCACGCTCAGCTGCCACTTCAGCACCCTCGATGGAAGTAAGATTCCGGTCGGCCACCGAGAGGTTGTTCGAAGTGACGCTGCTCCCGAGGATGCTCACTTGTTCTTCGTCAGGGACTAGTTCCGAAGCAAGGTCTTCGGACACGACGATTACGGCTGCGGCCCCGTCGCTGACCGGCGCACAGTCGTAGAGCTTGATCGGGGGTGCGATGTAGTCAGACTCCATGACATCGTCAATGTCTACTTCCTTCTGGAAGTGCGCGCGTGGATTCTGGGACGCATTGTGATGGTTCTTCACCGAAATCTCCGCAAGTTCCTCCTCGGTAATCCCCGTTTCGTGGAGATACCGCTGTGCGATGAGTGCGTATTGACTTGGTGCGGTGATTCCCGACCGTTGCTCGAGTGCTCGGTCAAACGCCCCCGAAAGGGATTCGATCGAGTGAGCGGTTCCGCCAGCAGTCATCTTCTCTACACCACAGGCGAGGACTGCGTCGTGAGTGCCGGTTTTGACGTCCCGCATTGCATTCTTCAATGCGAGCCCACCTGCGGCGGCACACGCCTCAACTCGCTCGGCGGGGACGTTTCGGAGGCCGGCCCACTCGGCCAGCAAGGTCCCCATCATAATCTGGTGTTCGTACATTTCGGATTGGCTTCCGGCGTAAACGGCGTCAACGAATGATGCCGGATCTGGGAGGCCACTAAAGGCCTCTTCCATCGCGACTGCGAACAAATCGCGACCAGTGAGATCGGTTCTGCCAATGGGTGATGTACCCACGCCTATAATGCAAGGGTCTGGCATTGCATAACAATGTCAATACCCCATCGTCATAAACCTACTGCAACCAATAACATATTTGCTACTACTTCTAGCACGGCTCTTGAGGGGTGACACCAGTATTGGCAAGCCCTCTTCCGAAATGGGCCCGCAAGAGTAGAATGAGTTAGGCACTCCCCTGTGATAGCGTCCTCAGAATTGCCGACAGCATCAAGCCCGCAGGCAGGGCACAACGTACAGGTCGAGCTGAACGTATTTTAAACCAAGCCACGCAAAAAGAGGCATCCGAATACATAGATCTGCCAGTGCTATGCCCAGAAGGGGAGGAAATAGAGCACGAGAGCCAGGAATGGAATCAGTCCGATGAGCATCGCGATGGCGTAGCCAAACATCTCACGTGCCTTGATTTGGGTGATTGCAATCAGTGGCACCGCCCAGAGCGGATTGAGAAGGTTCGTGTGAGCGTCACCGACCGAATAGGCAACCGTTGCCTGACCCACGCTAACACCCATATCCTGCGCAGCACCGACAATCGCGGGACCGATAACTAGCCATTCACCACCCCCGGATGGGATGAAGAGATTGACCACTGCACCGGTCATCCAGGCGAACACTGGAAACGTCTGCGGCGTTGACACCGAAATCAACAAATCCGCGAACGTCGCCGACAGACCGGACCCGTTCATCATCCCCTGGATACCCGCAAAGAAGGGGAACAGTAAGATGATTCCGCCGGCCGCATCTGCGGCTTCGTCGAATCTCTCACGATAGGCCATCGGATTCATGTATAATGAAATTCCACCGAATAAGAACGCGAAGTTTACTAAGTTGAGGTTCCAGGCCTGGATCCCTTGCGTGGCGAGCGTATAGATGGTCACGGCGACGCCGGTGAGTGCGATCCCACCGCCAATGAGTCGACTATTATCGATTTTCTCCGCCGGGACGGTTGGTTCTGAATTCTTCAGTTCTGACGCCTGCGGTTCCGAGACTTTTTGTTCGATACCGCTGGTCTCTCCACCGTCAGTGGCCGACTCGAACAGTTTCTCTTTAGCGACATACTCAGTGATTCCGTTCGACATCCCCTCTGGGGGGTCGAGTAGGTAGAGCAACAGCGCGGCGAATGCAATCGAGAGCGCCACTAGAATCAAAGCATAGGGACTAAAAATCGTATTTGCGGTCGAAACAACCCCATCGACGATGCCCTGTTCGATGAAGACGTTGCCGGGCGTTGCAAGCAGAAGCGATGCAGACGCAGACAGTCCCCAGTGCCACGTGAGTCCAAGGCCCATGTAGCCGGCCACACACAACAATGGGTAATGAATGTCAATCCCTTTCTGGTGAGCTGTCTTCCCCATCTCACGTGCGATAATTGCTCCGAGAATCAGGCCAAGTCCCCAGTGAACCCAGGCCATTACCATCGCAAATACTCCCACGAGCATAACTGCCTGTCCGCTTGTCCTCGGGATGTGAGTCAACCGCACCACTGCTCCGTTGACCTTTGGATGATAGGCAACCATGTACCCCGTTAGAAGTATGAGCGCCATCTGCATCGCAAACGTGAGGAACAGCCAGAATCCGTCAAACCAGTGCATTACCATCTCCGACGGCCCAGTCCCTTCGATGACCATCCCGAGAACGAACGTTACGTAGCTCAGGATCAGGACAAACAGGAACGGACTAGGCATCCATCGTTCAACAACCCCGGCCAATCTGTAGCCAGCGCGTTGTATGAGCGTCTCGCTGCTATCTGCGGAATTAGCTTGTGCCATGCTACAAATTAACTAACACACAATCCCCATTATATAATTTGGGGTCAATTTTGAGAAAGCGACTCCCTATTGCGAGACATAATTAAAAATTCATCCAATAAGAATCGCTATATACTCTATTCCCATGCGAATTTTACTGATATTTGTGGAATAATTCCAATTATCTATGGTGAGGGACAAGGGGCCACCCGCTAATTCGACCTTCTGACATTTTGAGAGGGACAAATTGAAGTCAGTGATTGACTATGACTAGCACATGGCTCAAAATTCGTCAGACGGCGGCCCGCGGACAATCGCGGCAGTCGAAAAAGCATGTGCAATTGTGGACTCGCTCCATGAGATGAACGGCGCAACGCTCACGGAAATTGCGGATCATCTTGACTTGACCCCCGGGACAGTTTACCCCCACCTAGCGACTCTGATGCAGCAAGAACGAGTAATCAAGCAAGACGACCACTACTACACCGGATACCGATTTTTGACGATCGGTGAAACTCGACGACGGAACGACGTCATGTTTGAACACGCTATGGATGAAATTGGTGCGTTCGCTCAAGAGGCGAACGTCCGAATGCAAATCTACGTCGAAGAGTTCGGGCAGGCGGTTTGTATCGGAATAGCGGGTGGACAACGGAGTATCTCCCCCGTGGATGAGGTCGGTTACCGAACCCCACTTCACTGTATTGCAGCTGGCAAAGCAATGTTAGCGGAGTTCGATCAGGACAGGGTAGACGAACATATTTCGCGCCGTGGACTATCAAAACACACCGAGAACACGATTACGAACCGCGCCCGCCTAGTTGCCGAACTCAAGGAGATATCCGACCAGGGATACGCCATCAATGACGAAGAATATATCCCCCGATTGCGCGCAGTAGGAGCAGCAGTAACCGAAGAAGATGGATCCCTCCTCGGAGCAATATCGGCGTCGGCACCCGTTGGCATTCTGAGTGGTAGAATGCTCTCCGAGGAATTGCCAAAGGACATAGTGGGCATGGCAAACACAATTGAAATGAATATCAGCGTTCAATCTGAGTGACATTTGCTGGTCGCAAGTATCCATTCTCACCCTCTTCAGGTAGAAAATACGAAGAACCACGTATCTACTCACTCGATTAATAGTAATTCAACTATTTCAAAGAAGTTATTGGAAATACAGACAGATAGTCCTGGTAGAACGGTACTTGTGAGCTTCAAATCAGAGTACGTTCTCCAAAGAGGTCGAAACTTCACTCTCATTCGTATCTGTCATGGAAGTAGCGGTGAGTCAGCGATTTCTCAGAGACCGTACCTCAGTCCGTTCCACAGGTGAATACGGCGATTGGTAGAAAACCTGCGATAACAGTAGTACCTTTGTTATCCCATTAGCCTATTGTGATAAGGGAACTCTCACTCTAGGTTTTCCGATTGCACTATAGAACCGTCTTCGGCGTTGTTCTAACGACTCCACGTCGCTCATCCGCAGGCAAATCAGGGAAGGTTGCATCAACTTTTTCCCAAAACTACTGGCGGAGTAAAGATACACTCACGTCATTGAATGCTATCTCTTCAACACTTTCGCAGAAAACGGCTGGTGTGGACTGACCATTCTTCAGCCTACAATGGCCGGGAAAATGACGTTCAGAAAGCGAATACCGCCTACCAAGAAATAGCCGACTTAGGAAGATTGTTGTCTCCACCTCTCCTAACGCAATTTGATTCTACTGATATTCTATACATAACAATAGTAACTTTGTTATGGCTGGATGGATTTTTTCTGGGTTTGTGGACTTGGATATCGGATGGTACCTTCCCACAGAAATCCCACCTATTTGAACACCGTTTCAACCGTCCATGAATGTTGGAACGGACAAAATGGTGGTAGTATTAGAACAACGGATATGTTGGTGGTGCGAGGTTGAATTTCTCCGATGGTGACTGTCTGAAGGCTTCTACTCCAGTAAATCGTTTTTACTTGTTCATTCATCGAGGAAGTGTACGAGAGAAACACTATCTGCAGTAATCTGTCTCGATAACAATTGGCGACATGTGGCAGACCTGTGTCGCTACTGTGTTTCCATGAGCTTCCTCCTCTACAAGAAGACGACATTCTTTGAACGAGCGGGCAAACACTTCTTTGAACCCCGAGGATACACAGACCCCCGAAATCCACTTTGTGGAACCCATCGATGTTAGGTGTGTGGAGGTTGTGAAGCGCTGGTCCTTCAACGAGATGCTAGAAAATGTCGTACTCCGTCCAACACTGTTGGAAGCATCTCTGATCAAGAATATGAGACTGTAATCTCGACAATATTCGCCGCGTTCTTGACCAGTTTCGGAATCTCTTCTTCGAACCGTTTACCGTGAATCCGTCCTACAGGTCCTGATACACTCACTGCACCAACAACCTGGCCGTCACGAGTAATTGGTGCACCGATACAGCGGAGGCCCTTGCGTAGTTCCCCGTCATTCACGGCGTAACCCTGTCTCGACACTTTCTCAAGTTCTGCCCAGAGTTCGTCTCGGTCTGTAATCGTTTTATCCGTTCTGCGAACCAATCCTCTTTCGTCTACGATTTGTTCGACTTCAGCTCTCGGGAGTGCTGAGAGGATGGCTTTACCCGATGCCCGGCAGTGAAGATCGACGTGTTTGCCGATGTGGGATTTCACTGGCATCGCTTGATCTCCCCGCTTTCGGTAGAGATAGACTCCGTATCCGTGTTCGGGTATCATCATGCTCGCTAATTCACCAGTCTCCTCTGCGAGGCGGTCTACCTCCTCGCAGCCGAGTTCGTACAGTCGGTTTTGCGATCTGGCGTTCTCGCCAATTTCGAGGAATCGCATCCCGATTCGGTACGTTCCATCATCGTTCACTGCGTACCCAACCTCTTCTAGTGAGGATAGGTACACGTGTGCGGTACTCTTTGGAATCGAGAGCTCGTTTGCGACATCTGTGACTCCTGACCCACCCGACCGTTTGAGGTAGTCAATAACTTCAAACGCTGATCGTAGCGATTTGAGTGGTTTTGTTTTTGTACCAGACATGAGTTAGCGTGTGAACTGTACCAACATATATGTTCCTCCGATAGACGCAAACTCGTTGACAATGGTTGCGGTTCGGTGAGGTTTGAGGCTGCCGGATTGTCCAGAATCCGTCCAACAGTCTCGGACACCTCTGTTCGGTGTCAGTGTGCAATCTCTCAACTGAAGTGTCTCGTGGCATCGCGGTTTTGTTGTGCCGCCACTCCAATAATCAGAGTGAATAACGCTCGCACTGGCCGCTGAGAGCAAATTTCGACAAAAACCCTGCAATAGAAAATCCCACCACGATATCGGAGTAGTTCGGGAACTTAGTTCAGTGACTGTGAGGATTGCTCGAGTGTATTGACACCGTCCGTGGTTTGTGCAAGGTCTCCTTCCAGTGCATCTAGGATACGGTCGGTGGTGTCGGCAACTACCTCCTCCATGAATTCAGCGTCTGAATTTCGAGGGTCTCCACGCCCACCTTGGACGGCGATGTCGGTGTACCACGTGTATTGTCTTGCTTTGAACTTGGCCTTCCGCTCTTGTTTTTCCTTCTTCTCCGTCCGAACGAGGTCTGGGTGGAACAGTTCAGTGACGCTCGTTTCGTGTTCACCTGCATGGCTCCAATCTTCTCCGAAGCGAGTCTCCAGTTGGTCACGAGCGAACGAGGTCCAGTTTACGAGATACACTTCGATATCGTGCTCTCGCTGCAGTCGGTCTCCAGCGAGCTTCAGTGGTGGGTTATTGCCACCGTGACAGTTGACAATTAGCAATCGCTTTGCCCCGTGTTGTGAAATCGAAGCTCCCAACTCTTCGATGACTTTCTGGTACGTATCTGGCATCAGGGTCAGGGTACCAGCTCGGGTCATGTGATGTTCCGAGTATCCAAATGGAAGCGTGGGCAGGCGGATCATCGAGAGCTCACGGTCTGCTGCGGCTTCGACGAGTATCCGGGTTAGATTTTCCGCCCGGAGGGTGTCGACCGAAACTGGGAGGTGGAGCGAATGTTGCTCGATTGCACCTGTTGGGAGAACCATGAAATCAGCATTTTCGATGGCATCTTCCGCGTCCTCCCATGTCATGCTTCCGAGATCGTAGCTGTCGTAGTTAAGTGAGACAGTCATACTGCGACCTCGATTCTGCGTCCCCCCAGATGCGGAGAGAGTGTCGGTACTGCTTCTACTCGAGTCGAAGACTCTGTGTTAATGGCTAACATCGAAAGTCTACCAATAGCCATGTGCATCTGCTATTTATAACTTTGTGCAACTGCGCTCTTTGCCAGACGAAAAAGCGAATTTTCGTGCGTCTCTGGGCGCACGTTAGGAACGTATGATATCTTTCGTATGACATCTGTTTTCTTTCTGTCTCCAAAAATGCGGATGTATCTTCGACTGAGCCATGGTACTGCATATTCCTCATACTTCTATAACAAATATTGGCAATGATGAATAGATTTAAATGATGGTAACCCTTTGACTGCAATGTCAACGATTGGCAATAGGTACGCATACACA is a window encoding:
- a CDS encoding MFS transporter; amino-acid sequence: MISGGELKWRILLLVAVAELFVMTLWFSASAVSSSFVTAWGLSGTEAAWLTISVQLGFVVGALLSSIFTISDTIRPQYLFAGSAFVGAAATVLIAGIVQSFLPAVGLRFVTGVAMAGVYPIGMKMMAEWFKAGRGLAIGVLVGALTVGSAAPHLLRVFGGIGQPRLVLYGAAIVATAGGLLILKYESGPYQADTSPFDPTAVWRILRDRGTLLANVGYFGHMWELYAIWTWIPFYIAASLHANGGGSSTTTSLLAFGTIAIGGVGAWIAGSAADRVGRTTVTSVSMVISGLSCLAAGFVFGEPLVILAPFCLVWGFMIVADSAQFSACVSELAEDNYVGTALTLQTAIGYIITTISIQLVPIFEGYLGWQWAFAPLAIGPAMGTAAMLYLRVLPEASNLAGGRG
- a CDS encoding IclR family transcriptional regulator; the encoded protein is MSGTKTKPLKSLRSAFEVIDYLKRSGGSGVTDVANELSIPKSTAHVYLSSLEEVGYAVNDDGTYRIGMRFLEIGENARSQNRLYELGCEEVDRLAEETGELASMMIPEHGYGVYLYRKRGDQAMPVKSHIGKHVDLHCRASGKAILSALPRAEVEQIVDERGLVRRTDKTITDRDELWAELEKVSRQGYAVNDGELRKGLRCIGAPITRDGQVVGAVSVSGPVGRIHGKRFEEEIPKLVKNAANIVEITVSYS
- a CDS encoding Zn-ribbon domain-containing OB-fold protein, with amino-acid sequence MTGEVVSYTEVYRPPPAFEGLAPFAIATVELDSGARLTGRMTVPYADVDIGMPIQIRIRQPEDISADTELRQEQDWPLHVIEPA
- a CDS encoding 3-ketoacyl-CoA thiolase → MPDPCIIGVGTSPIGRTDLTGRDLFAVAMEEAFSGLPDPASFVDAVYAGSQSEMYEHQIMMGTLLAEWAGLRNVPAERVEACAAAGGLALKNAMRDVKTGTHDAVLACGVEKMTAGGTAHSIESLSGAFDRALEQRSGITAPSQYALIAQRYLHETGITEEELAEISVKNHHNASQNPRAHFQKEVDIDDVMESDYIAPPIKLYDCAPVSDGAAAVIVVSEDLASELVPDEEQVSILGSSVTSNNLSVADRNLTSIEGAEVAAERAYDEAGMSAEDMDVAEVHDAFTACEALLAEAAGFAPWGEGIQTVRDPVDRSDGWTDVHINTSGGLKARGHPTGATGLMQAVEVYEQLTGNATAGRQIDNATTGLLINEGGVADACTVAHVLSI
- a CDS encoding short-chain fatty acid transporter is translated as MAQANSADSSETLIQRAGYRLAGVVERWMPSPFLFVLILSYVTFVLGMVIEGTGPSEMVMHWFDGFWLFLTFAMQMALILLTGYMVAYHPKVNGAVVRLTHIPRTSGQAVMLVGVFAMVMAWVHWGLGLILGAIIAREMGKTAHQKGIDIHYPLLCVAGYMGLGLTWHWGLSASASLLLATPGNVFIEQGIVDGVVSTANTIFSPYALILVALSIAFAALLLYLLDPPEGMSNGITEYVAKEKLFESATDGGETSGIEQKVSEPQASELKNSEPTVPAEKIDNSRLIGGGIALTGVAVTIYTLATQGIQAWNLNLVNFAFLFGGISLYMNPMAYRERFDEAADAAGGIILLFPFFAGIQGMMNGSGLSATFADLLISVSTPQTFPVFAWMTGAVVNLFIPSGGGEWLVIGPAIVGAAQDMGVSVGQATVAYSVGDAHTNLLNPLWAVPLIAITQIKAREMFGYAIAMLIGLIPFLALVLYFLPFWA
- a CDS encoding MaoC family dehydratase, which encodes MSNPSAEVWPVSQPVIGDTAKRSRTIEENDIERFSAISGDYNPLHYDAEAAANSQFGEIVVQGGITSAILNAVVAEDLPGPGTVFLSVNWDFKAPARPGDTITGCVTVTDVRDDKPITNLETTVTRDDGTVVLDGTAVCYTMDLDSRDNNA
- a CDS encoding IclR family transcriptional regulator, whose amino-acid sequence is MAQNSSDGGPRTIAAVEKACAIVDSLHEMNGATLTEIADHLDLTPGTVYPHLATLMQQERVIKQDDHYYTGYRFLTIGETRRRNDVMFEHAMDEIGAFAQEANVRMQIYVEEFGQAVCIGIAGGQRSISPVDEVGYRTPLHCIAAGKAMLAEFDQDRVDEHISRRGLSKHTENTITNRARLVAELKEISDQGYAINDEEYIPRLRAVGAAVTEEDGSLLGAISASAPVGILSGRMLSEELPKDIVGMANTIEMNISVQSE
- a CDS encoding AMP-binding protein; this translates as MGLSNISELDEIVHEQNLDSGRQTNAYEFMQQYDIQTTDELITRTTTSVDGIEASGLDWFWDEVVEYLDIEFYEDYDTVRDNTSGPQFTHWYPGGKFNIAHNVLDRHAATNPENTACLWESEPGDVTETSFQELNREANQVANALSESGIEEGDRVGLYMPMVPEAISILYGCFKIGAVVVPIFSGFGVEATASRLQDAGCRILFTADGFYRRGSEVDMKTTADAARKQADSVERTIVFDRLDADPDWDDAVDDWWANAVLSQSTEFETRELDADAEAMVLYSSGTTGKPKGIVQTHAGLLVNCATELYFHFDLKPDDRFFWLTDIGWMMGPWALLGNHTFGSTVFLYEGAPDYPEADRLWEMVDRHELTIFGISPTAVRALMKSGDEWVHSHDLSSLRLLGSAGEPWDPESWCWFYEQIGNGEIPIMNIIGGTEICGCFLMPFPSNPQKPCTVGGPAVGKPVDIVNEAGESIADTNERGYLVATDSCPSMTNSLWSGDSRYLEEYWSTFDDLWDHGDWAQKDEDGFWFLHGRADDALNVAGRKVGPAEIEGVAIEHDCVNQAAAVGVPDETTGTAVVLYVIVEAECDESELFREEIRDRIGQEHGKPFKPREILFVDEFPKTQSGKIVRGIISLLYQGEEIEETSSIENPESLVKVRDAR
- a CDS encoding creatininase family protein, producing MTVSLNYDSYDLGSMTWEDAEDAIENADFMVLPTGAIEQHSLHLPVSVDTLRAENLTRILVEAAADRELSMIRLPTLPFGYSEHHMTRAGTLTLMPDTYQKVIEELGASISQHGAKRLLIVNCHGGNNPPLKLAGDRLQREHDIEVYLVNWTSFARDQLETRFGEDWSHAGEHETSVTELFHPDLVRTEKKEKQERKAKFKARQYTWYTDIAVQGGRGDPRNSDAEFMEEVVADTTDRILDALEGDLAQTTDGVNTLEQSSQSLN